A genomic region of Mesobacillus jeotgali contains the following coding sequences:
- a CDS encoding ParM/StbA family protein has product MNNYNYFAVDIGNSWYKVLASDHGELRDYQMPNAIALYDDEFYEKPYDEEDIDLEENLIVEIKSPAITNKREIFYAGKAAAKQRNVSLTASNNQKADEDRTYILLFAAAAYHASIINPNDIELNYCIDQLAVSLPTTQYKERKEILKQRLIGNHTITLHKVPGIPEPKELIVKLEIKDVIVGAEGACAYLGLIRDVDTLTIKDDNLVKDSKKGIIIGDLGGDSVDFVGIKNSKPVASVEGDHFGINLFLDTIIKKVSKNELYTFDSRSELEEKLFAGQSEWYVEPFAGVRKDISKYVIPQLRIMAIKYLEHFDRARSSSSEIKGASRYIAVGGAAKLAQTQIQEAAVRWADKGRPIELTFPENLEKLNVFGLMILAKMNQLKKQHENTEELISIEG; this is encoded by the coding sequence ATGAACAATTATAATTATTTTGCAGTCGACATAGGCAACAGCTGGTATAAAGTTCTAGCCTCTGATCATGGGGAGCTAAGGGACTATCAAATGCCAAACGCCATCGCATTGTATGATGATGAGTTTTACGAAAAGCCCTATGACGAGGAAGATATTGATCTTGAGGAGAATTTGATCGTAGAGATAAAAAGCCCGGCGATTACAAATAAAAGAGAAATTTTTTATGCTGGAAAAGCGGCTGCCAAGCAAAGAAATGTCAGCCTGACAGCAAGCAATAATCAAAAAGCTGATGAAGACCGCACATATATCCTTCTATTTGCCGCGGCTGCCTACCATGCTTCAATCATTAATCCAAATGACATCGAATTAAATTATTGTATTGACCAATTAGCTGTATCTCTTCCAACCACGCAATATAAGGAGAGGAAAGAAATACTCAAGCAGCGCTTGATTGGTAACCATACCATCACACTCCATAAAGTGCCAGGAATTCCGGAGCCGAAAGAACTGATTGTCAAGCTTGAAATCAAGGATGTGATTGTCGGCGCGGAAGGAGCCTGTGCCTATTTAGGATTAATTCGGGATGTTGATACACTGACAATTAAGGATGATAACCTGGTGAAGGATTCTAAGAAAGGTATCATCATTGGCGACCTAGGCGGTGATTCAGTAGATTTCGTTGGGATCAAGAACAGTAAGCCTGTAGCCTCAGTTGAAGGCGACCATTTTGGAATCAATTTGTTCTTGGATACGATCATTAAAAAAGTCAGTAAGAATGAATTATACACTTTCGACTCAAGGTCAGAGCTTGAAGAAAAACTTTTTGCTGGGCAATCAGAATGGTACGTCGAACCCTTTGCCGGTGTCAGAAAGGATATTAGCAAGTATGTGATCCCTCAATTGAGGATCATGGCTATAAAGTATCTTGAGCACTTTGACCGCGCAAGGAGCAGTTCCAGTGAAATCAAAGGAGCATCCCGTTATATCGCTGTTGGCGGTGCAGCAAAACTCGCCCAGACACAAATACAGGAAGCTGCCGTAAGATGGGCTGATAAGGGACGCCCAATTGAGCTGACTTTTCCAGAAAACCTGGAAAAATTGAACGTCTTCGGACTCATGATTTTGGCAAAAATGAACCAACTTAAGAAACAACATGAGAATACCGAGGAACTAATTTCCATTGAAGGATGA
- the glsA gene encoding glutaminase A, whose product MPCRTTDELNELVQDAKKYTGGGKVADYIPALAKANPEELSVAIFHDDGTCVSAGDIHQKLTLQSVSKVLTLALALIDYGEEAVFDKVGYEPTGDPFNSIVKLEFSPSKPLNPMINAGALAVTHMIKGKDADERFERILSFIQELAGNSSIGYSDEVAESEYETSDLNRALCYFLKQHGVIDEDVEELLKVYTKQCAIEMDCLDLARIGCVFAMDGLEPVTNRRMIPAHVARLCKTFMVTCGMYNASGEFAVRVGIPAKSGVSGGIMGSVPNRFGIGILGPALDEKGNSIGGIKLLESMSAKYKMSMF is encoded by the coding sequence ATGCCTTGCAGAACTACTGATGAATTAAATGAACTTGTACAAGATGCAAAAAAATACACTGGCGGCGGGAAGGTTGCAGACTACATTCCAGCTTTGGCGAAAGCGAATCCTGAGGAGTTGTCCGTCGCTATTTTTCATGATGACGGAACTTGTGTTTCAGCCGGAGACATCCATCAGAAGCTAACTTTGCAAAGTGTTTCAAAAGTATTGACACTTGCACTTGCCCTAATAGATTACGGAGAAGAAGCCGTTTTTGACAAAGTGGGTTATGAGCCAACTGGTGATCCATTCAATTCAATTGTCAAGCTGGAATTCAGTCCTTCGAAACCGTTGAATCCAATGATTAATGCAGGCGCACTTGCAGTTACTCATATGATCAAGGGGAAGGATGCGGATGAACGATTTGAACGAATTCTCTCGTTCATCCAGGAACTGGCAGGTAATTCTTCCATTGGTTATTCAGATGAAGTTGCTGAGTCTGAATATGAAACTTCAGATCTTAACAGGGCATTATGCTATTTTTTGAAGCAGCACGGGGTTATTGATGAGGATGTTGAAGAATTGTTGAAGGTGTATACGAAGCAATGCGCGATTGAAATGGATTGCCTGGATCTCGCCCGAATTGGCTGTGTGTTCGCAATGGATGGTTTGGAGCCTGTTACTAACAGACGAATGATACCTGCCCATGTGGCTCGCTTATGTAAAACGTTCATGGTTACCTGTGGTATGTACAATGCTTCGGGAGAATTTGCTGTCAGGGTAGGAATTCCTGCTAAAAGTGGTGTATCAGGCGGAATTATGGGGTCAGTCCCAAACAGATTTGGAATTGGAATTTTAGGGCCAGCCCTTGATGAGAAAGGGAACAGCATTGGTGGGATCAAGCTGCTGGAAAGCATGTCTGCAAAGTATAAGATGAGCATGTTTTAA
- a CDS encoding ABC1 kinase family protein codes for MLTDRMRRLNRYREIASAFVKYGFGYVLEEVGLFHVLSMKDRIAADVKNGNTKEAGYRIRCMLEELGPAFIKLGQLLSIRSDMLPEEIVKELELLQDQVPPVPVDGIKEKLHHEFGRPVEEVFTYFNEDYVAAASIGQVHEAVLSTGESVMVKVQRPGIKHTVHTDLEILRDIARLIEQRYDWAQYYNITDMVEELSESIRRELDYTEEARNTDMVQMQFEDCESIKVPIIFPEYSTPQILTMEKVEGIKLNELNTIVIENEEKRRIADLLVSAFITQILKEGFFHGDPHPGNILYNTETQQLIFIDFGQVGRLSASLRYDSASMMMGIMQEDTHQIVRSIFRMAYVPSDIDEQHFYDRVDGIRKTVERSSKEGLSLGLTVKELFAAAQEHRIILPKEMTMMGKALITIEGIISEIDPGLDMIELAKPYGEQIMRERYDPIKMGKRLWNKAEDLSDTFTNIPNQVENVLNQASKGDLKFEISLSEINRILHKFDRISNQVSFSLTLLAFSIVVLGLIVGATFGNNTILTSVPAIEIGFIIAFGMFLWIIYSILKSGRF; via the coding sequence ATGTTGACGGACCGAATGAGACGTTTAAATAGATACAGAGAGATCGCATCAGCCTTTGTTAAGTATGGTTTTGGCTATGTGTTGGAAGAGGTCGGGCTGTTCCATGTCCTGTCTATGAAGGACCGGATCGCTGCAGACGTGAAAAACGGGAATACAAAGGAAGCTGGCTACCGTATAAGGTGCATGCTGGAGGAATTGGGTCCCGCTTTTATAAAGCTTGGCCAGCTCCTCAGCATCAGAAGTGATATGCTTCCTGAAGAGATAGTTAAAGAACTGGAACTCCTTCAGGACCAGGTTCCCCCAGTGCCTGTTGATGGAATAAAAGAAAAGCTTCACCACGAGTTTGGCAGGCCTGTCGAGGAAGTCTTCACCTATTTTAATGAGGATTATGTAGCAGCAGCGTCGATTGGACAGGTTCATGAAGCGGTACTGTCAACTGGGGAGTCTGTCATGGTGAAGGTCCAGCGCCCTGGCATTAAGCATACTGTCCATACAGACCTTGAAATTTTAAGGGATATTGCGAGATTGATTGAGCAGCGATATGATTGGGCTCAATATTACAATATCACTGATATGGTTGAAGAGCTGTCTGAATCAATCCGCAGGGAGCTTGATTACACAGAGGAAGCCCGGAATACGGATATGGTCCAAATGCAGTTTGAAGATTGCGAATCTATAAAAGTGCCAATTATCTTTCCTGAATACTCAACTCCACAGATTCTCACCATGGAAAAGGTCGAAGGTATCAAGCTCAACGAACTGAATACTATTGTTATTGAAAATGAGGAAAAACGGAGGATAGCGGATTTATTGGTAAGTGCATTCATAACCCAAATTTTAAAAGAAGGTTTTTTTCACGGTGACCCGCATCCTGGCAATATCCTTTATAATACAGAAACTCAACAGCTGATTTTCATAGACTTTGGGCAAGTGGGTCGTCTGTCAGCAAGCTTGAGATATGATTCTGCATCAATGATGATGGGAATCATGCAGGAAGACACCCATCAGATTGTCAGGTCTATTTTCAGGATGGCCTATGTTCCTTCTGATATTGATGAACAGCATTTTTATGACCGAGTAGATGGAATCAGGAAAACGGTTGAAAGGTCGTCAAAAGAAGGTCTAAGTTTAGGCTTGACGGTCAAGGAGTTGTTTGCTGCGGCACAGGAACATCGGATCATCCTGCCGAAGGAAATGACGATGATGGGGAAAGCGTTGATCACGATTGAAGGCATCATCTCTGAAATTGACCCTGGCCTGGATATGATTGAGTTGGCCAAGCCTTATGGTGAACAGATTATGAGGGAGAGGTATGATCCGATTAAAATGGGCAAAAGGCTTTGGAATAAAGCCGAGGACTTATCTGATACATTTACCAATATACCTAATCAGGTTGAGAATGTTTTGAATCAGGCTTCCAAAGGGGATTTGAAATTTGAAATTAGCTTATCGGAAATCAATCGGATCCTTCATAAATTCGACCGGATCAGCAACCAGGTTTCCTTCAGTTTGACACTGCTTGCCTTCAGTATTGTTGTTCTCGGTCTGATTGTGGGAGCAACATTTGGCAATAATACTATACTGACAAGCGTACCGGCAATTGAAATAGGGTTCATCATTGCATTCGGAATGTTTTTATGGATAATATATTCTATATTGAAATCGGGACGCTTTTAA
- a CDS encoding phasin family protein: MNNFLKSGFMLGLGAAVAGKEKVDETIMNLVEKGNMTQAEADTIFDDFFKKGESKSEEWNGEFREMARKQLSDLGFVTREELDTVKARLVILQKEIAQLRNSGLNKDIDQVENGMENVPPGFSKDID; this comes from the coding sequence ATGAATAATTTTCTGAAGAGCGGTTTTATGCTCGGACTGGGAGCAGCGGTTGCCGGTAAGGAGAAAGTAGATGAAACCATTATGAACCTGGTTGAGAAAGGGAATATGACCCAGGCTGAAGCAGACACCATCTTCGACGACTTTTTTAAAAAAGGTGAATCGAAGAGTGAGGAATGGAATGGAGAATTCAGAGAGATGGCGAGGAAACAGCTATCAGATCTTGGATTTGTAACAAGGGAAGAATTAGACACTGTCAAGGCACGGCTCGTGATATTGCAAAAAGAAATTGCACAACTGCGAAACAGCGGATTGAATAAGGATATTGATCAGGTTGAAAATGGAATGGAGAATGTTCCTCCTGGATTTTCAAAAGACATTGATTAG
- a CDS encoding CsxC family protein has translation MTNDKHGNHKCVSINKSASKAECANVQALSGNIAAGPALVNLPVTLTEVRVTSNLDANIHFPDPVLEIKDIKKRVKIVQCTLLLGGAELDDMGNLITDIPLFIKGYIRKNIQYATPCPKTSGDCVASDMRSLTVDVPFDCVTTIAAGDFDRPPVLPEFNSRFEFDFFRAQKLGTGFPEKDRLLSSDLSQFHQVSDQFYNQFPYCELIDSRIVQYDEAIDRHPLHHNAPFEEGVFYNMVEKSLLEFRVRVIQNQQVRIIAD, from the coding sequence ATGACTAATGATAAACATGGTAACCACAAATGTGTTAGCATAAATAAGTCTGCCTCTAAGGCTGAGTGTGCTAACGTTCAGGCGTTATCAGGCAATATAGCTGCAGGACCAGCACTCGTTAATTTGCCAGTAACTCTTACTGAAGTGCGTGTTACAAGCAATCTTGATGCTAATATTCATTTCCCAGATCCAGTTTTAGAAATTAAGGATATTAAAAAGAGGGTTAAGATTGTCCAGTGCACATTGCTGCTTGGTGGGGCTGAGCTTGATGATATGGGAAATCTGATTACTGACATTCCACTTTTCATTAAAGGATATATCCGCAAGAATATCCAATATGCAACACCTTGCCCAAAAACAAGCGGTGATTGTGTGGCATCTGATATGCGCTCACTAACCGTTGACGTTCCATTCGATTGCGTAACTACAATTGCAGCAGGAGATTTTGATAGGCCACCAGTCCTTCCGGAATTTAATTCGCGCTTTGAATTCGATTTCTTCAGAGCTCAGAAATTAGGCACTGGTTTTCCTGAAAAAGACCGACTCCTGTCTAGCGACCTATCCCAGTTCCACCAGGTAAGCGACCAATTTTATAATCAATTTCCTTACTGTGAGCTGATTGATAGCCGAATCGTCCAATATGATGAAGCGATTGACCGTCATCCCCTGCATCATAATGCTCCATTCGAAGAAGGAGTATTCTATAATATGGTTGAAAAGTCATTATTGGAATTCCGGGTTAGAGTAATTCAAAACCAGCAAGTAAGGATTATCGCAGACTAA
- a CDS encoding helicase-related protein gives MKQIELIHQQAVENTKTKIMDDIENFLGELETLPEFQEYLDKRSTYISQIWLNVWLTKSTNDFSKREKKAFLSERGYVVEGVDRKLINKLFRNEMRDYQPFNTREWVKSAIDKHNWDEHYNRARKRFLKKAQEDRLLEKKAGIKEKIYQVAQKVFSDFQESAYLKIRHEMAKEIKKILNDNQKYEDIDTYMLEERLTVIGSFNPDDYRTMADFFDELTGQVHQTASWGRFYFEYETYQYHFENSVLKYFTRIAAEEVMKQLDQQILSEYEEVFEDKLSVAETKRIINDLTDVYLDGFLFKLQEEYVTDLLALADMEFEERAHRAIYESDLAERERRKAEELAELERKREEEARMLEDIFGREYNPSLRRNVRYILHIGETNTGKTYHALERMKDARTGLYLAPLRLLALEVYEKLNAEGVPCSLKTGEEEKPVEGANHISCTVEMFHEKDFYEVVVIDESQMIADKDRGFSWFKAITKANAEEVHIIGSMNIKEMMMGLLDGGVAEIYEYTRDIPLQVENKEFSLKDTKKGDALVCFSRKQVLENASKLQNNGRLVSMIYGSMPPETRKKQIDRFIKGETSVVVATDAIGMGLNLPIRRIVFLENEKFDGTRRRRLTSQEIKQIAGRAGRKGIYNVGRVAFTSDINLMTKLLEKEDRPVETFSIAPTSGIFERFQKYHRSLAVFFELWDKFESPKGTNKASLSEERELYEYIRDTEIEARLPMMELYGFLHLPFSSKEPALIEQWLQTIRAIVEDAELPEPPVKTASLEELELSYKAIGLHLLFLYKLGRKTEAVYWERVRTGLSDDVHEFLKSEVKNYKKKCRHCGKGIHVDSPYQICDSCYSARNRKRVDNRDRWR, from the coding sequence ATGAAACAAATTGAATTGATCCATCAGCAGGCAGTGGAGAACACAAAAACTAAGATAATGGATGATATCGAGAATTTTCTTGGTGAACTGGAAACTCTTCCGGAATTTCAGGAGTATCTCGATAAAAGAAGCACTTACATTAGCCAGATCTGGCTGAATGTGTGGCTGACAAAGTCTACAAATGATTTTTCAAAGCGTGAGAAAAAGGCTTTTTTGAGTGAGCGGGGATATGTTGTAGAAGGTGTCGACCGAAAGTTAATCAATAAGCTTTTCAGGAATGAAATGAGAGACTATCAACCATTCAATACAAGAGAGTGGGTCAAGTCTGCAATCGATAAACACAACTGGGATGAACATTATAACCGTGCTAGAAAGAGGTTCCTTAAAAAAGCTCAGGAAGACCGGCTCCTTGAGAAAAAGGCAGGAATAAAGGAAAAGATTTACCAGGTTGCCCAAAAGGTTTTTAGTGACTTCCAGGAGTCGGCATATCTAAAAATTCGGCATGAGATGGCAAAGGAAATAAAGAAGATTTTAAATGACAATCAGAAGTACGAGGATATTGACACATACATGCTGGAAGAAAGGTTGACCGTTATTGGCTCTTTCAACCCAGATGATTACAGGACGATGGCTGACTTTTTTGATGAATTGACGGGGCAGGTCCATCAAACAGCTAGCTGGGGACGGTTTTATTTTGAGTATGAGACCTACCAGTATCATTTTGAGAACAGTGTTTTAAAGTATTTTACTCGGATAGCTGCTGAGGAGGTAATGAAACAGCTTGACCAGCAAATCCTCAGCGAATATGAGGAAGTTTTCGAGGACAAGCTTTCAGTCGCCGAGACAAAAAGAATCATTAATGACTTAACTGATGTCTATTTAGATGGTTTTCTTTTCAAGCTTCAGGAAGAGTATGTAACAGACCTATTGGCTCTAGCTGACATGGAGTTTGAAGAACGGGCGCATCGTGCAATCTATGAGAGCGACCTTGCAGAGAGAGAACGGAGAAAGGCAGAGGAGCTGGCTGAACTTGAACGGAAAAGGGAAGAAGAAGCTCGCATGCTTGAGGACATTTTCGGCAGGGAATACAATCCATCACTAAGAAGAAATGTTAGATATATTCTGCACATAGGCGAAACAAATACAGGAAAGACCTACCATGCTCTGGAAAGAATGAAGGATGCAAGAACGGGCTTGTATTTGGCTCCTCTTCGTCTCCTGGCACTTGAGGTTTATGAAAAGCTCAACGCTGAGGGAGTTCCTTGTTCTCTCAAAACAGGCGAGGAAGAAAAGCCTGTGGAAGGAGCAAACCATATATCCTGCACAGTTGAAATGTTCCATGAAAAGGACTTTTATGAAGTTGTCGTCATTGATGAATCACAGATGATCGCTGATAAGGACAGAGGGTTTTCCTGGTTTAAAGCCATCACAAAAGCAAACGCAGAGGAAGTCCATATTATCGGGAGCATGAATATCAAGGAAATGATGATGGGCCTGCTGGATGGTGGGGTGGCGGAAATTTATGAATACACTCGTGATATACCTCTCCAGGTAGAGAATAAAGAGTTCAGCCTGAAGGATACCAAGAAAGGCGATGCACTTGTTTGCTTCTCACGAAAACAAGTGCTTGAAAATGCATCGAAACTACAGAACAACGGACGCCTGGTGAGCATGATTTATGGAAGCATGCCGCCCGAAACTAGGAAAAAGCAAATCGACCGATTCATCAAAGGAGAAACAAGTGTGGTAGTAGCGACCGATGCTATTGGCATGGGTCTGAATTTGCCAATCAGGAGAATCGTCTTTTTGGAAAATGAAAAATTCGATGGTACGAGGAGAAGAAGGCTTACTTCCCAGGAGATAAAGCAAATAGCGGGGCGTGCCGGCAGAAAAGGAATTTACAACGTCGGCCGTGTAGCGTTCACCTCAGACATCAACTTGATGACAAAGCTTCTTGAGAAAGAAGACAGGCCTGTAGAGACGTTTTCCATTGCTCCAACATCTGGTATTTTTGAAAGGTTCCAAAAATACCACCGCTCACTTGCTGTTTTCTTTGAATTATGGGATAAGTTCGAGAGCCCTAAAGGGACGAACAAAGCTTCGCTTTCAGAGGAAAGAGAGCTTTATGAGTACATCAGGGATACTGAAATTGAAGCGAGACTGCCAATGATGGAGCTATATGGATTTCTTCACCTGCCTTTTTCATCAAAAGAACCTGCCCTTATTGAACAATGGCTTCAAACGATCAGAGCAATTGTCGAAGATGCAGAACTTCCCGAGCCTCCGGTCAAAACTGCCTCCTTGGAGGAACTGGAGCTTTCTTATAAAGCAATCGGTCTGCATTTGCTGTTTTTATATAAGCTAGGAAGAAAAACTGAGGCTGTTTACTGGGAAAGAGTTCGTACAGGCTTAAGCGACGATGTTCATGAATTTTTAAAGTCAGAAGTGAAAAATTATAAAAAGAAGTGCAGGCATTGCGGAAAAGGGATCCATGTTGATTCCCCATACCAGATTTGTGATTCCTGCTATTCAGCTAGAAACAGAAAAAGGGTGGATAACAGAGATCGCTGGAGGTAA
- a CDS encoding LysM peptidoglycan-binding domain-containing protein, giving the protein MAVHVVRPGENLWAIARTYGVSIQSIVDVNGLPSASLIIPGLALYVPDQQPITRYYQIKAGDTLWRLALQFRTSVSNIVSANPGLDPNRLYIGQNINIPSPVKPRFSTLGFIVPGASQTFLTDFERMAPNLTFIAVAAFTFTAEGYAYVVGNDAPIVRKSKELNVIPLLLIQNTTASGFSKELAGNVLASSTYRKNLVASLVDLANQRGYGGISVDLEFIPPPQREDFNTFLRELKAAMGNLILHVNVHAKTEDIPTNPIIGAYDYKTIGEIADIVAVMTIDYGYPGGPPDPVSPLWWIALVVRYSLTLIPREKLQIGLPLYGHDKVVSTNQYRALSVLDAQNLAISTGAVIQFDTAARSPWFRYWKGTEEHIVWFEDIRSYIEKYRLIDLYQLNGATYWQLSFKAPQNWSYLDKVDVIKL; this is encoded by the coding sequence ATGGCTGTCCACGTAGTTAGGCCAGGAGAGAACCTTTGGGCAATCGCCAGAACATATGGTGTATCGATCCAAAGTATTGTCGATGTCAATGGACTTCCTTCCGCTAGCTTAATCATTCCTGGGCTGGCACTCTATGTTCCAGATCAACAGCCAATTACTCGCTATTATCAAATCAAGGCTGGCGATACATTATGGAGGCTTGCTTTACAATTCAGGACGAGTGTCAGCAACATTGTCAGTGCAAATCCGGGACTGGATCCCAACAGATTGTATATTGGCCAGAACATTAATATTCCTTCACCAGTTAAGCCACGGTTTTCTACACTTGGATTCATCGTACCTGGCGCCTCTCAAACCTTTCTAACTGATTTCGAAAGAATGGCCCCTAATCTTACATTCATTGCTGTTGCGGCCTTTACCTTTACAGCAGAAGGATATGCCTATGTGGTGGGTAATGATGCCCCTATTGTTCGTAAAAGCAAAGAATTGAATGTCATCCCCTTATTATTAATTCAAAACACCACGGCATCTGGATTCAGCAAAGAACTTGCAGGCAATGTACTGGCTTCTTCGACTTATCGAAAGAACCTTGTTGCCAGTCTTGTGGATTTAGCAAATCAAAGAGGCTATGGCGGCATAAGTGTCGACCTGGAATTCATCCCGCCGCCGCAGAGGGAAGATTTCAATACTTTCCTCCGTGAACTGAAGGCAGCGATGGGAAATCTGATTTTACATGTAAATGTCCATGCAAAGACAGAAGATATTCCGACAAATCCAATAATCGGAGCGTATGATTATAAAACGATAGGGGAGATTGCTGACATTGTGGCCGTCATGACAATTGATTACGGTTACCCTGGAGGTCCACCTGATCCTGTTTCTCCTTTATGGTGGATCGCACTCGTTGTCAGGTATTCGCTAACATTGATTCCCCGTGAGAAATTGCAAATCGGTCTTCCGCTTTACGGACATGATAAAGTCGTCTCGACTAATCAATATCGAGCACTCTCCGTGCTGGACGCACAAAACCTTGCTATTTCTACTGGTGCGGTCATCCAGTTTGATACTGCAGCCAGGTCACCGTGGTTTAGGTATTGGAAAGGCACCGAAGAGCATATCGTCTGGTTTGAAGATATTCGAAGCTACATTGAAAAGTACAGATTAATCGATCTATATCAGCTTAATGGCGCAACCTATTGGCAGCTTAGCTTCAAGGCTCCGCAAAATTGGTCTTATTTGGACAAAGTGGACGTGATCAAACTGTGA